A genomic region of Terriglobales bacterium contains the following coding sequences:
- the add gene encoding adenosine deaminase, which translates to MTQQGLTVDTLSPDHPSFQPADVKISPFILSLPKAELHIHLEGAIAPDTLAELSRKYDGDAALTAESAAALYSYPDFHGFLMAFKATTERLRAPEDYELITYRMMERLAAENVLHAEVIFSAGVAMRRGYDVHAIYAGCERGRERGERDLGVSVMWIWDAVRHFGPEAAQRVAEAAARHVGENTVAFGIGGDERRAGPELFRDVFAWARGHGLRLTAHAGESAGPESVWGALNLGAERLGHALHAWQDPELMAVLVERQAPIEACITSNLRTGCCAAIGQHPVKNFFDLGAMVTLNSDDPAMFGTSLAREYALGQQQFGFTDEHLRELARNSFEASFLPAEKKIAFLDRVDAVGG; encoded by the coding sequence GTGACGCAGCAGGGCCTGACCGTGGATACGCTTTCGCCCGATCACCCGAGCTTCCAGCCGGCCGACGTCAAGATTTCGCCGTTCATTCTCTCCCTGCCCAAAGCTGAACTTCACATTCATCTCGAAGGCGCGATCGCGCCCGACACGCTGGCCGAACTCAGCCGCAAGTACGACGGCGATGCGGCGCTCACGGCGGAGTCCGCGGCTGCGCTGTACAGCTATCCCGATTTCCACGGCTTCCTCATGGCGTTCAAGGCCACGACCGAGAGGCTGCGCGCGCCGGAAGATTACGAGCTGATCACCTACCGCATGATGGAGCGGTTGGCGGCGGAAAACGTGCTGCACGCCGAGGTGATTTTCTCCGCGGGCGTGGCGATGCGGCGCGGCTACGACGTGCACGCCATCTACGCCGGGTGCGAGCGCGGACGCGAGCGCGGCGAGCGCGACCTCGGCGTCTCCGTCATGTGGATCTGGGACGCGGTGCGGCACTTCGGGCCGGAGGCGGCACAGCGCGTGGCCGAAGCCGCCGCGCGGCACGTCGGGGAAAACACGGTCGCGTTCGGCATTGGCGGCGATGAGCGGCGGGCCGGGCCGGAACTATTTCGCGACGTCTTTGCCTGGGCGCGCGGCCACGGGCTGCGCCTGACGGCGCATGCCGGCGAGAGCGCGGGGCCGGAGTCCGTTTGGGGCGCGCTCAACCTGGGCGCCGAGCGGCTGGGTCACGCGCTGCACGCGTGGCAGGACCCGGAGTTGATGGCGGTGCTGGTGGAGCGCCAGGCGCCGATCGAAGCGTGCATCACCAGCAACCTGCGCACGGGATGTTGCGCCGCGATCGGGCAGCATCCGGTGAAGAACTTCTTCGACCTGGGCGCCATGGTCACGCTCAACAGCGACGATCCCGCGATGTTCGGCACTTCGCTCGCCCGCGAGTACGCGCTCGGGCAGCAGCAGTTCGGATTCACCGATGAGCACCTGCGCGAGCTGGCTCGGAATTCGTTCGAGGCGTCGTTCCTGCCGGCGGAGAAGAAGATTGCATTCCTGGACCGGGTGGATGCGGTGGGAGGGTGA
- a CDS encoding SGNH/GDSL hydrolase family protein → MILLVASWCMAQTAAPAAQPAPDSLEAMKAALDRANTRLQDWAQLARYRDANHQLGAPKPGEKRVVFLGDSITDGWKLDEYFPGKGYINRGISGQTTPQMLVRLRPDVIDLHPRVVLILAGTNDIAGNTGAMTTEAIERNYASMAELLRLHGAQVIFASVMPVHDSGTRKQTDRRDPAKIRELNAWLRQYTREHKLGYVDYFSAMVGPDGLMKPELANDGLHPNAEGYQLIAPLAARAVEAALRKTK, encoded by the coding sequence ATGATTCTGCTTGTCGCCAGCTGGTGTATGGCGCAGACGGCGGCGCCGGCCGCGCAGCCCGCGCCCGATTCTCTCGAGGCGATGAAGGCGGCGCTCGATCGCGCCAACACGCGCTTGCAGGACTGGGCGCAGCTGGCGCGCTATCGTGACGCCAATCATCAACTGGGCGCGCCCAAGCCGGGTGAGAAGCGCGTGGTCTTTTTGGGCGACTCGATCACCGATGGCTGGAAGCTCGATGAATACTTTCCCGGCAAGGGATACATCAACCGCGGCATCAGCGGGCAAACCACGCCGCAGATGCTGGTGCGCCTGCGTCCCGATGTGATCGACCTTCATCCTCGCGTGGTGCTGATCCTGGCGGGCACGAACGACATTGCCGGCAACACTGGCGCGATGACCACCGAAGCGATCGAGCGCAACTACGCCTCCATGGCCGAACTGCTGCGGCTGCACGGCGCGCAGGTCATCTTCGCCTCGGTCATGCCGGTGCACGACTCCGGCACACGCAAGCAAACCGATCGCCGCGATCCGGCGAAGATCCGCGAGCTGAACGCGTGGCTGCGGCAGTACACGCGCGAACACAAGCTCGGCTACGTGGATTATTTTTCCGCCATGGTCGGGCCCGACGGGCTGATGAAACCGGAACTCGCCAACGACGGGCTCCATCCGAACGCCGAAGGCTACCAGCTGATCGCGCCGCTGGCGGCCAGGGCAGTGGAAGCGGCGCTGCGGAAAACCAAGTAA
- a CDS encoding amidohydrolase family protein, which produces MRKTLVLILCLAGTLAAQQAPDFSQFIKVNAAVVALTHVRVIDGTGAAARDDQTLVISGGKIQSIGPASAAVPAGAKTLDLAGYSVMPGMVGMHEHLFYPAGGPPPLFSEMGFSFPRMYLAGGVTTARTGGSIEPYTDLAIKRNIDTGQMIGPKLRITGPYLEGAGSFTPDLYELKDADDARRTVAYWSQEGATSFKAYMNITRAELGAAIDEAHKHGFKLTGHLCSVTFSEAADLGIDNLEHGITEDTEFVAGKKPDECPSGRKALQALLKLDIQSAPVQAMVRKLVEKKVAVTSTLAVLEAFVPNSASEPARRKSLLQKRVLDAMSADARARYLQSRANIGPESPWATGMKKEMEFERSFVAAGGLLMMGVDPTGNGGALPGYGDQRQLELLVEAGFTPLEAIRIATLNAAQFLGEAEHIGSLAPGKQADVLVIKGDPSRDIGDIEKLEIVFKDGVGWDSAALFDSVRGLVGIR; this is translated from the coding sequence ATGCGCAAAACGCTCGTTCTCATCCTTTGCTTGGCCGGCACGCTGGCGGCGCAGCAGGCGCCCGATTTCAGCCAGTTCATCAAGGTGAACGCGGCGGTGGTTGCGCTCACGCACGTTCGCGTGATCGACGGGACCGGCGCCGCCGCGCGCGACGACCAGACGCTGGTCATCAGCGGCGGGAAGATCCAGTCCATCGGGCCGGCGTCGGCCGCGGTCCCGGCGGGCGCGAAGACGCTCGACCTGGCCGGCTACAGCGTGATGCCCGGCATGGTCGGCATGCACGAGCACCTGTTTTATCCCGCGGGCGGGCCGCCGCCGCTCTTCAGCGAGATGGGCTTCAGTTTTCCGCGCATGTACCTGGCCGGCGGCGTGACCACGGCGCGCACCGGCGGCAGCATCGAGCCGTACACCGACCTGGCCATCAAGCGCAACATCGACACCGGCCAGATGATCGGCCCCAAGCTCCGCATTACCGGGCCGTACCTGGAAGGCGCGGGCAGCTTTACGCCCGATCTGTACGAACTGAAAGACGCCGACGACGCGCGCCGCACGGTGGCCTACTGGTCGCAGGAGGGCGCGACGTCGTTTAAGGCGTACATGAACATCACGCGCGCCGAGCTGGGCGCGGCGATTGACGAAGCGCACAAGCATGGCTTCAAACTGACCGGACATTTGTGCTCGGTCACGTTCTCCGAGGCCGCCGACCTCGGCATCGACAACCTGGAGCACGGCATCACGGAAGACACCGAGTTCGTGGCCGGCAAGAAGCCCGACGAGTGTCCATCGGGGCGGAAGGCGTTGCAGGCGCTGCTGAAGCTCGACATCCAGAGCGCGCCGGTGCAGGCGATGGTCCGCAAGCTGGTGGAGAAGAAAGTCGCCGTGACGTCAACACTCGCCGTGCTGGAAGCATTCGTGCCGAACAGCGCCAGCGAGCCGGCGCGGCGAAAGTCGCTGCTGCAAAAGCGCGTGCTCGACGCCATGTCGGCCGACGCGCGCGCGCGTTACCTGCAGTCGCGCGCCAACATCGGGCCGGAATCGCCCTGGGCCACCGGCATGAAAAAAGAGATGGAGTTCGAACGCAGCTTCGTTGCCGCCGGCGGCCTGCTCATGATGGGCGTGGACCCGACCGGCAACGGCGGGGCGCTGCCCGGCTACGGCGACCAGCGCCAGCTCGAATTGCTGGTCGAGGCCGGCTTCACGCCGCTGGAAGCGATCAGGATCGCCACGCTGAATGCGGCGCAATTCCTGGGCGAAGCCGAGCACATCGGCTCACTCGCGCCCGGCAAGCAGGCCGACGTGCTCGTCATCAAGGGCGACCCGAGCAGGGACATCGGCGACATCGAGAAGCTCGAGATCGTTTTCAAAGACGGTGTCGGCTGGGACTCGGCCGCGCTGTTCGATTCGGTGCGCGGCCTGGTGGGGATTCGTTGA
- a CDS encoding ATP-binding cassette domain-containing protein: MPLVEVRDLVKVYPLGESLFGAPAKGEVRAVDGVSLDIAAGETLGLVGESGSGKSTLGRLVLRLLEPTSGSIRFEDRDVLRASGSDMRRLRRDMQIIFQDPFASLDPRMRVRDIVEEPFVIHGGDSGETPSPSPPSNADEGVRATQIRRGVRRSGQRAAELLRAVGLDASALERYPHEFSGGQRQRIGIARALALRPKFIVADEPVSALDVSVGAQIVNLLARLQREFGLTYLFISHSMPLVRYLATRIAVMHRGKIVETGTAEEITSSPRHPYTQSLLNATPELRAD, encoded by the coding sequence ATGCCCCTGGTTGAAGTCCGCGACCTGGTGAAGGTCTACCCGCTGGGCGAGTCCCTCTTCGGCGCGCCCGCCAAGGGCGAAGTGCGCGCCGTGGACGGCGTATCGCTCGACATTGCCGCCGGCGAAACGCTGGGCCTGGTCGGGGAATCGGGCTCGGGCAAGAGCACGCTTGGGCGGCTGGTTTTGAGGCTGCTGGAACCCACCTCCGGAAGCATTCGCTTTGAAGACCGCGACGTGCTGCGCGCTTCCGGCAGCGACATGCGCCGCCTGCGCCGCGACATGCAGATCATCTTCCAGGACCCGTTCGCTTCCCTCGACCCGCGCATGCGCGTGCGCGACATCGTGGAGGAGCCGTTCGTGATTCACGGCGGCGATTCAGGTGAAACGCCGTCGCCGTCGCCGCCCTCCAACGCGGACGAGGGCGTCCGCGCCACGCAAATCCGGCGGGGAGTGCGCCGCAGCGGGCAGCGGGCAGCCGAACTTCTCCGCGCCGTCGGCCTCGACGCTTCCGCCCTCGAGCGCTATCCCCACGAATTCTCCGGCGGACAGCGCCAGCGCATCGGCATTGCGCGGGCGCTGGCGTTGCGGCCCAAGTTCATCGTGGCCGACGAGCCCGTCTCCGCGCTCGACGTCAGCGTGGGCGCGCAGATCGTGAACCTGCTGGCCAGGCTTCAGCGGGAGTTCGGGCTCACGTACCTGTTCATCTCGCACTCCATGCCGCTGGTGCGGTATCTCGCCACGCGCATCGCGGTGATGCACCGCGGGAAAATCGTGGAGACCGGCACGGCCGAAGAGATCACCTCGTCGCCGCGGCATCCTTACACGCAATCGTTGTTGAACGCGACGCCGGAGCTGCGCGCGGACTAG
- the gyrB gene encoding DNA topoisomerase (ATP-hydrolyzing) subunit B — protein MATKNLEAGAAVAEAKPEKSKKAAVNNGGNGDYTADSIKVLGGMEAVRKRPAMYIGSTGEMGLHHLVYEVVDNSVDEALAGYADKIEVTIHIDNSITVIDNGRGIPVDTMDVDGEKLPAAQVVMTKLHAGGKFDTSTYKVSGGLHGVGVSVVNALSYQLDLEIWRDGHTWVQEYSKGEPATKLKKAGTTKKRGTKVHFVPDKEIFTTVEYNFDTLSQRLRELAFLNKGLLITLTDERTTDAKTGEAKKVEFKYTGGIAEFIKHLNRGKNVLHEKPIYMEAERDQVAMEIALQYNDGYSENVFSFANNINTVDGGTHLSGFRTALTRTINYAGKQLGSFKDEKETLTGDDVREGLVAVVSVKLPQPQFEGQTKGKLNSDIAGVVQAFVNERLGAYFEQNPPVARKIINKAIEAARAREAARKARDLTRRKGALDGGGLPGKLADCSERDPNRCELFLVEGESAGGTAKQGRDRRFQAILPLKGKILNVEKARYDKMLGHEEIRAMITALGTGIGKDDFDLAKLRYGKVILMTDADVDGSHIRTLLLTFFFRHMGELIKHGNVFIAQPPLYSIKKGKSVQYIKDDREFVRVMVKRAAEGLIVRYGEGAAKLEGAQLAKFMTTLNEYLGFFEKVDKRLRDEKVTDLLPRLDLAKRADFESDPKNPPAKLQKLEKKLKALQKEREFKDVKLEFESEHSLWEAVFTDAQGAVRKINWALAATPEYRQMMSKFKQIEAFMQPPFVIEAAFRPATTATNGDGEELSDAEKAELEKAEKKSARAAPRRTRAAIETVEKTNVRELFDYVLNEGRKEYTVQRYKGLGEMTAPQLWETTMDPEKRTLLSVKAEDIEACETIFTTLMGEDVESRRKFIEENALDVKNLDI, from the coding sequence ATGGCGACCAAGAATCTGGAAGCAGGCGCAGCCGTGGCGGAAGCCAAGCCGGAAAAATCCAAGAAAGCAGCCGTCAATAACGGTGGCAACGGCGACTACACCGCCGACTCCATCAAGGTCCTGGGCGGCATGGAAGCGGTGCGCAAGCGCCCGGCCATGTACATCGGCTCGACCGGCGAGATGGGTCTGCACCACCTGGTGTACGAAGTCGTGGACAACTCGGTTGACGAAGCGCTGGCCGGCTACGCCGACAAAATCGAAGTCACCATCCACATCGACAACTCCATCACCGTGATCGACAACGGCCGCGGCATCCCGGTGGACACGATGGACGTGGACGGCGAAAAGCTTCCCGCCGCCCAGGTCGTGATGACCAAGCTGCACGCCGGCGGAAAATTCGACACCTCCACCTACAAAGTTTCCGGCGGACTGCACGGCGTGGGCGTCTCGGTGGTCAACGCGCTCAGCTACCAGCTCGACCTGGAGATCTGGCGCGACGGACACACCTGGGTGCAGGAGTACTCCAAGGGCGAGCCCGCCACCAAGCTGAAGAAAGCCGGCACCACCAAGAAGCGCGGCACCAAGGTCCACTTCGTGCCCGACAAGGAAATCTTCACCACCGTCGAGTACAACTTCGACACGCTCTCGCAGCGCCTGCGCGAGCTGGCCTTCCTCAACAAGGGCCTGCTCATCACGCTCACCGACGAGCGCACCACCGACGCCAAGACCGGGGAAGCGAAAAAAGTCGAGTTCAAGTACACGGGCGGCATCGCCGAGTTCATCAAGCACCTGAACCGCGGCAAGAACGTGCTGCACGAAAAGCCCATCTACATGGAAGCCGAGCGCGACCAGGTCGCCATGGAGATCGCGCTGCAGTACAACGACGGCTACTCGGAAAACGTGTTCAGCTTCGCCAACAACATCAACACGGTGGACGGCGGCACGCACCTCTCCGGCTTCCGTACCGCGCTCACCCGCACCATCAACTACGCCGGCAAGCAGCTCGGGTCGTTCAAAGACGAAAAAGAAACGCTCACCGGCGACGACGTGCGCGAGGGCCTGGTAGCGGTGGTCAGCGTGAAGCTGCCGCAGCCGCAGTTCGAAGGCCAGACCAAGGGCAAGCTGAACTCCGATATCGCCGGCGTGGTGCAGGCATTCGTGAACGAGCGCCTGGGCGCCTACTTTGAGCAGAACCCGCCGGTGGCGCGCAAGATCATCAACAAGGCGATCGAAGCCGCCCGCGCGCGCGAGGCCGCGCGCAAGGCCCGCGACCTCACGCGCCGCAAAGGCGCGCTCGATGGCGGCGGACTCCCCGGCAAACTCGCCGACTGCTCCGAGCGCGATCCCAATCGCTGCGAGCTGTTTCTCGTCGAGGGCGAGAGCGCCGGCGGCACCGCCAAGCAGGGACGCGACCGCCGCTTCCAGGCCATCCTGCCGCTGAAGGGCAAGATCCTCAACGTCGAAAAAGCGCGCTACGACAAGATGCTCGGCCACGAGGAAATCCGCGCCATGATCACGGCGCTGGGCACCGGCATCGGCAAAGACGACTTCGATCTCGCCAAGCTCCGCTACGGCAAGGTCATTCTCATGACCGACGCCGACGTGGACGGCTCGCACATCCGCACGCTGTTGCTCACGTTCTTTTTCCGCCACATGGGCGAACTCATCAAACACGGCAACGTGTTCATCGCGCAGCCGCCGCTGTACTCCATCAAGAAGGGCAAGAGCGTGCAGTACATCAAGGACGACCGCGAGTTCGTGCGCGTGATGGTGAAGCGCGCCGCCGAGGGGCTGATCGTGCGCTACGGCGAAGGCGCCGCCAAGCTGGAAGGCGCGCAGCTCGCCAAGTTCATGACCACGCTGAACGAGTATCTGGGCTTCTTCGAAAAAGTTGACAAGCGCCTGCGCGACGAAAAAGTCACCGATCTGCTGCCTCGCCTGGACCTGGCCAAGCGCGCCGACTTCGAGAGCGATCCGAAAAATCCTCCGGCGAAGCTTCAGAAGCTCGAGAAGAAACTGAAAGCTCTGCAGAAAGAGCGCGAGTTCAAAGACGTGAAGCTCGAGTTCGAGTCCGAGCACAGCCTGTGGGAGGCCGTGTTCACCGACGCGCAGGGCGCGGTGCGCAAAATCAACTGGGCCCTGGCCGCCACGCCCGAGTACCGCCAGATGATGAGCAAGTTCAAGCAGATCGAGGCCTTCATGCAGCCTCCGTTCGTCATCGAAGCAGCCTTCCGGCCGGCCACTACCGCAACCAACGGCGACGGCGAAGAGCTCAGCGACGCCGAAAAGGCCGAACTGGAGAAGGCGGAGAAGAAGTCCGCCAGGGCGGCGCCGCGCCGCACCAGGGCCGCCATCGAAACGGTCGAGAAGACCAACGTCCGCGAGCTGTTCGACTACGTCCTGAACGAAGGGCGCAAGGAATACACCGTGCAGCGCTACAAAGGCCTGGGCGAGATGACCGCGCCGCAACTCTGGGAAACCACCATGGACCCGGAAAAGCGCACCCTGCTCTCGGTAAAAGCCGAAGACATCGAGGCCTGCGAAACCATCTTCACCACGCTCATGGGCGAAGACGTGGAATCACGCCGCAAGTTCATCGAAGAAAACGCGCTGGACGTGAAGAACCTGGACATCTAA
- the mscL gene encoding large conductance mechanosensitive channel protein MscL gives MFKGFKQFILRGNVVDLAVAVVMGAAFGAVVDAFVKDLLTPLISAIFGKPNFESLTLTVNNATFLYGAFLNAVISFLLIAIAVYFFIVTPLNALTARMNRGDAPPDPTTKKCAECLSEIPIAARRCSHCAQPVAA, from the coding sequence ATGTTCAAAGGCTTCAAGCAGTTCATCCTGCGCGGTAACGTAGTGGACCTGGCGGTGGCGGTGGTGATGGGCGCGGCCTTCGGCGCGGTGGTTGACGCCTTCGTGAAAGACCTGCTCACGCCGCTCATCTCGGCCATCTTCGGCAAACCGAACTTCGAATCACTCACGTTGACCGTGAACAACGCCACGTTCCTCTACGGCGCGTTCCTCAACGCGGTGATCTCGTTCCTGCTCATCGCCATCGCGGTGTACTTCTTCATCGTGACGCCGCTGAACGCGCTCACCGCTCGCATGAACCGCGGCGACGCGCCGCCCGACCCGACCACGAAAAAGTGTGCCGAGTGCCTGAGCGAAATTCCCATCGCCGCCAGGCGCTGCTCGCACTGCGCCCAGCCGGTCGCGGCGTAG
- a CDS encoding YCF48-related protein yields MRCRAIVIGFLPAFLLLTAAAQTRSPRRPAGTRAPSAAAEKPKYKGIFEPVNYDQDVKLMSVYCSGPQSCWAAGGASEIRGGVILHTADQGKTWTVEAGDPQSADRAFVQLRFLDGHTGFAVQHTGQASNLYRTDDGEHWLPVGKIAEHIADYHFSSPTTGVAVGGESIDYTQDAGKTWNPVAHCRANAQVNGLARSVKCNFLSLSFPTGSTGYAAAKSDETDQNLFLAKTTDGGASWTMMTLDIVGEHPGPKDVYFVNADTGFLRVGGADTGKLYKTTNGGQTWTAIATSPGERMSFSSDKAAAWAFHYSRMGFSADGGEHWSTRQERFPATPWDASLPRANFGMVVGEHGMAYRYRIVPAAYTAKGMLDAPALSSTPTP; encoded by the coding sequence ATGCGTTGTCGAGCCATCGTGATCGGTTTTCTTCCTGCATTCCTGCTTCTCACCGCGGCTGCTCAAACGCGCAGTCCCCGCCGTCCGGCGGGAACGCGCGCGCCGTCCGCTGCGGCGGAAAAGCCGAAGTACAAGGGCATCTTCGAACCGGTGAACTACGACCAGGACGTGAAGCTGATGAGCGTGTACTGCTCCGGTCCGCAGAGCTGCTGGGCGGCGGGCGGCGCCAGCGAGATCCGGGGCGGCGTGATTCTGCACACCGCCGACCAGGGCAAGACGTGGACGGTGGAGGCGGGCGATCCGCAGTCGGCCGACCGCGCCTTCGTGCAACTGCGCTTCCTCGACGGGCATACCGGGTTCGCCGTGCAGCACACCGGCCAAGCGTCGAACCTGTATCGCACCGACGACGGAGAGCATTGGCTGCCGGTGGGCAAGATCGCCGAGCATATTGCCGACTATCACTTCAGTTCGCCGACCACCGGGGTGGCCGTGGGCGGCGAGAGCATTGACTACACCCAGGATGCAGGCAAGACCTGGAATCCGGTGGCGCACTGCCGGGCGAACGCGCAGGTCAACGGCCTGGCGCGCAGCGTGAAGTGTAATTTCCTCTCCCTGAGTTTCCCCACCGGCAGCACGGGGTACGCCGCCGCCAAGTCGGATGAGACTGACCAGAACCTGTTCCTGGCCAAGACGACCGACGGCGGTGCGAGCTGGACGATGATGACCCTCGACATCGTGGGCGAACATCCCGGGCCGAAGGACGTTTACTTCGTCAACGCCGACACCGGCTTCCTGCGGGTGGGAGGGGCCGACACCGGCAAGCTCTACAAGACGACCAACGGCGGGCAGACATGGACGGCGATTGCGACGTCGCCCGGGGAGCGCATGTCGTTTTCCTCCGACAAGGCCGCAGCCTGGGCATTCCACTACAGCCGCATGGGATTCAGCGCCGACGGAGGCGAGCACTGGTCAACCCGGCAAGAGCGCTTCCCGGCGACGCCGTGGGACGCCAGCCTGCCGCGCGCGAACTTTGGCATGGTGGTGGGTGAGCACGGCATGGCCTACCGGTATCGCATCGTGCCGGCAGCCTACACTGCCAAGGGAATGCTCGACGCCCCCGCGCTCAGCAGCACCCCGACGCCGTAA
- a CDS encoding retropepsin-like aspartic protease has product MDPQPVKALIDTGARRTVIAPAAAARCKLVAINTDRIFVVGGGEVKGPVYSAQILFDPSPLASWPAMEIIQADLHHPAIECLIGRDLLRRWILEYDGPSGELAISEYE; this is encoded by the coding sequence ATTGACCCACAACCCGTGAAAGCACTGATCGACACGGGTGCACGACGAACAGTGATCGCTCCCGCTGCAGCGGCTCGATGCAAGCTTGTCGCGATAAACACGGATCGGATTTTTGTGGTTGGAGGCGGAGAGGTAAAGGGTCCAGTCTACAGCGCCCAAATCTTGTTCGATCCGAGTCCACTCGCGAGCTGGCCAGCGATGGAAATCATCCAAGCTGACCTGCATCACCCCGCTATCGAATGCCTGATCGGCCGGGACTTGTTGCGTCGATGGATCCTCGAATATGACGGTCCATCGGGTGAGTTGGCCATCAGCGAATACGAGTAG
- the dnaN gene encoding DNA polymerase III subunit beta, with translation MEISVSKADLLRELTATQGVVERKTTIPILSNFLFEAAGDKLAITATDLDLSLRTSCPARVKKEGSCTIPARKLYDYVKLLPEGEISIKLLENHWVQIRSGRSNTKMVGMARANFPSLPNFPAADVVKIPAGVLRTMIAKTIFAISNEESRYTLNGALMVLKPESITMVATDGHRLAHIEGTAKFEGVSGEMKTLVPKKAMAELNSLLQADGLEIVEFAKDESTLFFRAGGRLLTSRQLTGQFPNYEAVLPRDNTKSVTVRCEDIAGAIQRVAQFADERSGAIRLKLDKDEIKISSSSTETGESEDSIETVYKADPLVIGFNSAYLLDFLKASSSGEVRFEFKDPQSAGQMRPEDAAGDYKYRYIVMPMRI, from the coding sequence ATGGAGATTTCCGTAAGCAAAGCCGATCTGCTCAGGGAACTCACGGCGACGCAGGGCGTGGTGGAGCGCAAGACCACCATCCCCATCCTGTCAAATTTCCTGTTCGAGGCCGCGGGCGACAAGCTCGCCATCACCGCCACCGACCTCGACCTCAGCCTGCGCACGTCCTGCCCCGCCAGGGTGAAGAAGGAAGGCTCCTGCACCATCCCGGCGCGCAAGCTGTACGACTACGTCAAACTGCTGCCCGAGGGTGAAATCTCCATCAAGCTGCTGGAGAACCACTGGGTGCAGATCCGCAGCGGCCGGTCGAACACCAAGATGGTCGGAATGGCGCGTGCCAATTTCCCCAGCCTGCCAAACTTCCCGGCCGCCGATGTGGTGAAGATTCCCGCCGGCGTGCTGCGCACTATGATCGCCAAGACCATCTTCGCGATATCGAACGAAGAGTCGCGCTACACGCTGAACGGCGCGCTGATGGTGCTCAAGCCCGAGTCCATCACCATGGTCGCGACCGACGGCCACCGCCTGGCGCACATCGAGGGCACGGCGAAGTTCGAAGGCGTCTCGGGCGAGATGAAGACGCTCGTCCCCAAGAAAGCCATGGCGGAGCTGAATTCGCTGCTCCAGGCCGACGGACTGGAAATCGTTGAGTTTGCCAAGGACGAGTCCACGCTCTTCTTCCGCGCCGGCGGACGCCTCCTGACCTCGCGCCAGCTCACCGGCCAGTTCCCCAATTACGAAGCCGTGCTGCCGCGCGATAACACCAAATCCGTCACCGTGCGTTGTGAAGACATTGCCGGCGCCATCCAGCGCGTGGCCCAGTTCGCCGACGAGCGCTCCGGCGCCATTCGCCTCAAGCTCGACAAAGACGAGATCAAGATTTCCTCTTCAAGCACCGAAACCGGCGAATCGGAAGACTCGATCGAGACCGTGTACAAGGCCGACCCGCTGGTGATCGGATTCAACTCCGCCTATCTGCTCGACTTCCTGAAGGCGTCGAGCTCCGGCGAGGTGCGCTTCGAGTTCAAAGACCCGCAGTCCGCCGGCCAGATGCGCCCCGAAGACGCCGCCGGCGACTACAAGTACCGCTACATCGTCATGCCGATGCGCATCTGA